Within the Streptomyces vilmorinianum genome, the region GCCCGGTGGTCGCGGCCGAACTGCTCGGCGATCGTCAGCCCCTCCGTGGCGGCGGCGCCGGCGTCCTCGTACCGCCCGAGGGCAAGCTGGGCCTGGGCGAGGAGGTGCAGAATGCCGGGCAGCCAGCCGACGGCGTCCTGGGCCCGGCAGTCCCGTACGCCCGCGATGGCGGTCTCGAGGACGGCGCCGTGGTCGGCGAGGAGCTGGTGGTGGGTGGCGGCCAGGACGCCTGCCGCGAATCCTGCTTCCTCGATGGGCGGTTGCGGATGCGGCTGCGGCTGCGGCTCCCGTCGCGGCCGCGGCCGGGCCGGGCGATCCGTACCGGCGTCCGCCAGGGAGCCGGTCAGGGCTCTCATCGTCGCGTAAGCGGACGTGTCGGACGACGAGGCGGGGAGGCGGGCGGCGACCTCGGCCATGAGCTCCCGGTCGCCCGAGGCGCGCACCGTGTGGACGGCCTCGGCCAGTACCGGTACGAGATCGGCGGGGTCGTCGATCCGGTCCGCGCACTCGAGCAGGATGCGGGTGGCCTGGCGCGGTGAACCGCGGTCCAGCTCGACGATCGCCCGGACCCGGGCGAAACCGGCGAGCGTCACCGGGTCCAGGGCAAGGGCGTTGATCCGGTCAGCGAGGGCCGCGGCGCGTTGGAACTGCCCGGCCTCCGCGGAGGTGATCGCCGCGGCCGCGAGGAACCGGGCGCGCCGGGCCGGGTCCGCGGTGAGCTGGGCGGCGCGTTCGTAGGCGGCCGAGGCCGAGGCCGTACCCTGCCGGCCGCCGGCCCGCCGGGCGACACCGGCCATCTCGTCGGCGACGTGTTCGTCGATGCCGGTCGTGGCGGCGGCCAGGTGCCACGCCCGCCGGTCGGCGTGCTGGTCGGCGTGCTGGTCGGCGGTCGCGTCGGCCTGCCGGTCGGTGTGGTGGTCGGCGTCCTGGTCGGCGGTCGCGTCGGTGTGGTGGTCGGCGCCCTGGTCGGCGGTCGCGTCGGTGTGGTGGTCGGCAGTGTGGTGGTCGCCGTTCCCGTCGGCGTCCAGCGCGTCGGCGAGCGCGCGGTGGGCGGCGAAGCGCCGCGCCAGGGAGGCGTCCTGGTAGGTGGCGGACCTGATCAGCGGGTGGCGGAAGGACAGGGTGTTCTCGGTGAGCCGGACGAGGGTCGCGCGTTCGGCCGGCTCCAGGTCCTCGAGCACAGCCCCGCAGCGGGCCGCCGCCCGCAGGACCAGACCGAGGTCTCCCGTGTCGTCGGCGGCGGCCACCAGCAGCATCGCGCGCGTGGCGTCCGGCAGACGGCCGATCTGCTCCTGAAAGGCCTCCTGGATCCGGCTGGAGGGCGAGGACAGCGCGGCGGGGAGCGTGACCGGGTTCAACTGGCCGGCGCGCTGGTCCGCGCTCAGCGCCGCGGGCAGCTCCAGCAGGGCCAGCGGATTGCCCTGCGCCTGCTCGATGATCCGGTCCCTGGAGTACGAGGAGAGGTCGGCGACGCGGTCCGTGAGCAGCGCGTCGACGGCCGCGGCGTCGAGGGAGGTGAGCGGTAGCCGCGGCAGGCCGGCGATCTGCGCTCCCGCTCCCCGGGCACCGTCGCGGCGCGCGAACAGCATCACCACGCCCTCGGCGTGCAGCCGGCGGGCGGCGAACGCCAGAGCGTCCAGGGAGGCCTGGTCCAGCCACTGGACGTCGTCGACCAGACAGAGAAGCGGTGGTCCGTCGCCCGCGACCTCCGACAGCACCGTGAGCACCGCCGTTCCGACGGTGAACCGGTCGCTCACCGCCTCGCCGGTCAGCCCGAACACCGCCTTCAGCGCGGCGGCCTGGGGCGCGGGCAGCCGGTCGAGGCGGTCGGTGACGGGCCGCAGCAGCTGGTGCAGGCCACCGAAGGCCAGCTCCATCTCCGACTCGATGCCCACGGTCCGCAGCACCCGCCCGGCGCCCGCGGCCTCGACGGCGTACTCCAGCAGCGCCGTCTTGCCGATGCCCGCCTCGCCGTGGATCACCAGCGCGCTGCTCGCCCCCTCTCGGGCCCGCGAAAGCATGTGGGCTATCTGATCCTGCTCACGTCCCCGTCCGTACAGCATGGAACAAACGTACCTAGTGGGCGAGCGTTTCGATCACCGCATTAAGTCACCCTTACCGATGTGCCGGTGCAGCAGACCCCCCTAGGTTCAGGGCAGTTCGATCGCCGCCCGGCCCCCGCCGAGCCCTTCCTGCCTTGACCATGGGAGTCGCCGCCTTGCCCGAGCACGTCCACGTCCACGTCCACGTCACTCCGCTCCACCGCGTCTCCGTCACCGACGCCGCCGCCTGGCACCAGATCGTCGCCGCCTCCGTCACCCACGACCTGCCGGGCACGCCACCGCCCGGCCCCGGACAGATCCACGCCCAACTCACCCAGCCCGGCCTGGACAGCCAGCGCCTGACCTGGCTGGCCCACGGGCCGGACGGCGACGCGGTCGGAGTCGCGGCCCTGCGCCTGTTCACCGCGCCCGGCAGGGATCACGTGGCCGAGCTCGAGCTCCACGTCGACCCCGCGCATCGCCGCCGGGGAACCGGCTCACGCCTGCTGTCGGCGGTCGTGGCCGCCTGCCGTACGGAGAACCGCCGCAGCCTGGTCGCCGAGATCGCGGCCGACGGCCCGGGCGAGGCCTTCTGCGACCGGTGGGGCTTCCACCGCGCCCTGACCATGAACTACCTGATCCTGCGCCTCGACGAGCAGGACGAGAAGGAGGCCACCCGGCTGCGGGAGGTCGCCGAGGCCGAGCACCCCGGCTACCGGCTGACGGGCTGGACCGGAACGGTTCCCGACGACCTCGCCGACGCCTTCGCCGCCGCCAAGAGCGCGATGGACGACATGCCCGTCGGGGAACTGGACTACGGCCGCGTGGAGTGGGACGCGGATCGCGTCCGCGCCATGGCCGAGGTCGTGGCCGCCCGCGGGGACACGCTGCTGACCGTCGCCGCGGTGCACGAGGACGGCACCATGGCGGGCTACACCGAGATCGTGCTGCCCCAGGGCGCATCGACGCGGGGCCAGACGCGGGGCCAGACGGGAGTCCAGACGCGGGTCCAGCAGTACGACACCGCGGTCGTACCCGCGCACCGCGGCCACGGACTGGGACTGTGGGTCAAGGCCGCGATGCTGCGCCGGCTGCGCGCGGAGCACCCCGGCGTCAGCGAGATCGAAACCGACAACGCCGAGGACAACGTCCACATGATCGCGGTCAACCGGCAGCTCGGTTTCCGCTCCTGCCGGCGCACGCACCGGTACCAACTCGACCTGGCCGACGCCTGATCCGCGTACGGCCGCTCATACGCACCTTCGCCCGTACACCTCGCCGAGGAGTCTCCTTGAACGTCTCAGCATCCACCCTCTCCCTCACCGTCGCCGACGTTGACGCCACCCGCGACTTCCTCACCACCCACCTCGGCTACGCCGTGACCATGTCCGGCGACGGCTTCGCCTCCCTGGCCCGCGCCGACGCGGCCGCCGACATCGTTCTGCTCCGCCGGGGCACCGAGGTCCTCCCGGCCGAGCAGCGCGACCAGGAGGCGTCCGGCCTCATCCTGGCCCTGACGGTCACCGACATCGAGGCGGAGGAGGCCCGCCTGCGGGACGCGGGCGCCCCCATCACCATGGCCCTGCGCGAGGAGCCGTGGGGCGAGCGCCTCTTCCAGGTCACCGACCCCAACGGAGTCGTCTTCCAGCTCGTCGAATGGGCCACCCCCGCCGACGCGGAGGGCGGGGAGGGCGGGGAGCCCGCGCTGCGCGTGATCACCCCGTCGCCCGAGACCGTCACCGCCACCCCCAACGCCACGATGACCGGCCTCGCCGCGCCCAGCCGGGGCAGCAGCGAACTCAGCACCTGGACGGTCGCGATGGAGGCCGGCGCCACCGGCCCCGAACACGCCATCAGCCGCGAGCAGGTCTGGACGGTCACCGCCGGCGCACTGGAGTTCACCTGCGCCGGCCACACCGAGAAGGTCACGGCCGGCGGAACCGCGATCCTGCCGGCGGACCTGCTCCGCCAGATCCACGCCCCGGAGACCGCCGAGGCACACGTCACCATGCGCGCCGACGGCGTCGCCTCGGTCCCGGGCACCGAAGGCACGCGGGTCCTGCCCTGGGCGGAGTGACGGATCGCGGCTTCCGCGGCGAACGCCGCCCGGGAGGCGTTCACCACCTCGATGCCGGCGAGGTTCCCGATCAGCGCGATCGGGGTGTCGGCGGGGGCGGTGCCGACGATGGTGGTCATGCGGGACACGAAGGCCGGGGTGCCGAGGGTGCGGAGGCGAAGGCGGAGCTCGTCGCCTGACCGCACCGGGTATCTCAGGGACGCACGGAAGGCCCCGACCGGGAAACCGGCCGGGGTCTTCGGCTTTTCCCAGCCGGGGCGATGGTCCC harbors:
- a CDS encoding helix-turn-helix transcriptional regulator is translated as MLYGRGREQDQIAHMLSRAREGASSALVIHGEAGIGKTALLEYAVEAAGAGRVLRTVGIESEMELAFGGLHQLLRPVTDRLDRLPAPQAAALKAVFGLTGEAVSDRFTVGTAVLTVLSEVAGDGPPLLCLVDDVQWLDQASLDALAFAARRLHAEGVVMLFARRDGARGAGAQIAGLPRLPLTSLDAAAVDALLTDRVADLSSYSRDRIIEQAQGNPLALLELPAALSADQRAGQLNPVTLPAALSSPSSRIQEAFQEQIGRLPDATRAMLLVAAADDTGDLGLVLRAAARCGAVLEDLEPAERATLVRLTENTLSFRHPLIRSATYQDASLARRFAAHRALADALDADGNGDHHTADHHTDATADQGADHHTDATADQDADHHTDRQADATADQHADQHADRRAWHLAAATTGIDEHVADEMAGVARRAGGRQGTASASAAYERAAQLTADPARRARFLAAAAITSAEAGQFQRAAALADRINALALDPVTLAGFARVRAIVELDRGSPRQATRILLECADRIDDPADLVPVLAEAVHTVRASGDRELMAEVAARLPASSSDTSAYATMRALTGSLADAGTDRPARPRPRREPQPQPHPQPPIEEAGFAAGVLAATHHQLLADHGAVLETAIAGVRDCRAQDAVGWLPGILHLLAQAQLALGRYEDAGAAATEGLTIAEQFGRDHRATYLRATLATLAAVQGDQERCRDLGEAALHHAHAHGIELAAAHAQWALGLLDLGLGQAESALEHLEAANARLSHPALSVFVLPDLVEAAVRAGRRDLAEEPVARLDEWARAARGPAAAALARRCRALTGAAEGAHGTQGAQEGQGTTEAEGTGEVEGHFTAALSLHDEGSTQPFERARTELLYGEWLRRARRRTDARRHLRNALEAFEELGAEPWAHRARTELKATGETVDQDGDASGLLARLSPQEREVVRLAATGVTNREIAARLFLSPRTVGHHLYRAFPKLGVSSRADLPGLLAPDSSPRTTDAPDH
- a CDS encoding VOC family protein — translated: MNVSASTLSLTVADVDATRDFLTTHLGYAVTMSGDGFASLARADAAADIVLLRRGTEVLPAEQRDQEASGLILALTVTDIEAEEARLRDAGAPITMALREEPWGERLFQVTDPNGVVFQLVEWATPADAEGGEGGEPALRVITPSPETVTATPNATMTGLAAPSRGSSELSTWTVAMEAGATGPEHAISREQVWTVTAGALEFTCAGHTEKVTAGGTAILPADLLRQIHAPETAEAHVTMRADGVASVPGTEGTRVLPWAE
- a CDS encoding GNAT family N-acetyltransferase, which gives rise to MPEHVHVHVHVTPLHRVSVTDAAAWHQIVAASVTHDLPGTPPPGPGQIHAQLTQPGLDSQRLTWLAHGPDGDAVGVAALRLFTAPGRDHVAELELHVDPAHRRRGTGSRLLSAVVAACRTENRRSLVAEIAADGPGEAFCDRWGFHRALTMNYLILRLDEQDEKEATRLREVAEAEHPGYRLTGWTGTVPDDLADAFAAAKSAMDDMPVGELDYGRVEWDADRVRAMAEVVAARGDTLLTVAAVHEDGTMAGYTEIVLPQGASTRGQTRGQTGVQTRVQQYDTAVVPAHRGHGLGLWVKAAMLRRLRAEHPGVSEIETDNAEDNVHMIAVNRQLGFRSCRRTHRYQLDLADA